From the genome of Bradyrhizobium elkanii USDA 76, one region includes:
- a CDS encoding TIGR03808 family TAT-translocated repetitive protein — MDVNRRHLIGTTAAGAAGALAMSPDAARAAAPSTGSLGRDVTQYGVRPGSPDDQTRNLQRAIDDAARAQVPLAFPPGVYRTGLLRLAPGSQLIGVRGASRLVFNGGASLLEGEGAGGIVLMGLTFDGGNIPLPNRRGLVHCLSGRDIRITDCRFTGSGGNGIWFEQMSGDVSNNVFTDIATTALVSFDALGLMVSRNTIKGTNDNGIEILRTAIGDDGSIVADNRIEDIKAGPGGSGQYGNAINAFRAGNVIVRGNRIKNCDFSAVRGNSASNIHITDNSVSNVREVALYSEFSFEAAVIANNTVDGAAIGVSVCNFNEGGRIAVVQGNIIRNLLPKRPEGTDPNDGAGIGIYVEADSTVIGNVIENAPTFGIVAGWGKYLRDVAISGNVVRNAFVGIGVSAVPGAGTALINNNMISETPRGAVVGLDHARPVTPDLSAGGAQQYAQLVVGANAVRR, encoded by the coding sequence ATGGACGTCAACCGCCGCCATCTGATCGGAACAACCGCCGCCGGCGCAGCCGGCGCGCTTGCGATGTCGCCTGACGCTGCGCGTGCCGCCGCGCCATCGACCGGCTCGCTCGGCCGCGACGTCACGCAATATGGCGTGCGCCCCGGCAGCCCCGACGACCAGACTCGCAATCTGCAGCGCGCGATCGACGACGCCGCGCGGGCGCAGGTGCCGCTCGCCTTCCCGCCCGGCGTCTACCGCACCGGCCTGTTGCGGCTTGCCCCCGGCAGCCAGCTGATCGGCGTGCGCGGCGCCAGCCGTCTGGTGTTCAACGGCGGCGCTTCGCTGCTGGAAGGCGAAGGTGCCGGCGGCATCGTCCTGATGGGCCTCACCTTCGACGGCGGCAACATTCCGCTGCCGAACCGGCGCGGCCTCGTGCATTGCCTGTCCGGCCGCGACATCCGCATCACCGATTGCCGCTTCACCGGCAGCGGCGGCAACGGCATCTGGTTCGAGCAGATGTCGGGCGACGTCAGCAACAACGTGTTCACCGACATCGCGACCACGGCGCTGGTGTCGTTCGACGCGCTCGGCCTGATGGTGTCGCGCAACACCATCAAGGGCACCAACGACAACGGCATCGAGATCCTGCGCACCGCGATCGGCGACGACGGCTCGATCGTCGCCGACAACCGCATCGAGGACATCAAGGCCGGCCCCGGCGGCTCCGGGCAGTACGGCAACGCCATCAACGCCTTCCGCGCCGGCAACGTGATCGTGCGCGGCAACCGCATCAAGAATTGCGACTTCTCGGCGGTGCGCGGCAACTCGGCCTCCAACATCCACATCACCGACAACAGCGTCAGCAATGTCCGCGAGGTGGCGCTGTATTCGGAGTTCTCGTTCGAGGCCGCTGTGATCGCCAACAACACCGTCGACGGCGCCGCGATCGGCGTCTCCGTGTGCAATTTCAACGAGGGCGGCCGCATCGCGGTGGTCCAGGGCAACATCATCCGCAACCTGCTGCCGAAGCGCCCTGAAGGCACCGATCCCAACGACGGCGCCGGCATCGGCATCTATGTCGAGGCCGACAGCACCGTGATCGGCAATGTGATCGAGAACGCGCCGACCTTCGGCATCGTCGCCGGCTGGGGCAAGTACCTGCGCGACGTCGCGATATCGGGCAACGTGGTCCGCAACGCCTTCGTCGGCATCGGCGTCTCGGCGGTGCCAGGCGCCGGCACCGCGCTGATCAACAACAACATGATCTCGGAAACCCCGCGCGGCGCGGTGGTCGGGCTCGACCACGCCCGCCCGGTCACGCCGGACCTGTCGGCCGGCGGCGCCCAGCAATATGCGCAGCTCGTGGTCGGCGCGAACGCGGTGCGGCGCTAG